A section of the Bacillota bacterium genome encodes:
- a CDS encoding V-type ATP synthase subunit D has translation MEVRVSPTRMQLLRLKKRLAMATRGHKLLKDKLDELLRHFLELIRRNKELREEVDRALGEAFSAFLVARGAMSEASVEGALMYPKESISITASKKNIMNVQVPHFQWSFRGQEDRTDIYPYGFAYTSAELDGAIRLLSESLPSLVELAEVEKSVELLALEIEKTRRRVNALEYVLIPKLRESAKYITMKLDEAERGNLTRLMKVKDIVRARGV, from the coding sequence ATGGAAGTCAGAGTGAGCCCCACCAGGATGCAGCTTCTTCGGCTGAAGAAGCGCCTGGCCATGGCCACGAGAGGGCACAAGCTCCTCAAGGACAAACTGGACGAGCTGCTCCGCCATTTCCTGGAGCTGATACGGCGGAACAAGGAGCTCCGGGAGGAAGTGGACCGGGCGCTCGGGGAGGCATTTTCGGCTTTCCTGGTGGCCCGGGGGGCGATGTCCGAGGCCTCGGTGGAAGGCGCCCTCATGTACCCGAAGGAGAGCATAAGCATCACTGCGTCCAAGAAGAACATCATGAACGTGCAGGTCCCGCATTTCCAGTGGAGCTTCCGGGGGCAGGAGGACAGGACCGACATCTACCCCTACGGGTTCGCCTACACCTCGGCAGAGCTCGACGGGGCGATCAGGCTTCTGTCGGAATCGCTTCCAAGCCTCGTGGAACTGGCTGAGGTGGAAAAGTCCGTCGAGCTTCTGGCCCTGGAGATAGAGAAGACCCGAAGGCGTGTCAATGCCCTGGAGTACGTGCTGATCCCTAAACTCCGGGAATCCGCCAAGTACATCACGATGAAGCTTGACGAGGCGGAGCGCGGCAACCTCACCAGGCTGATGAAGGTCAAGGACATTGTGAGGGCGCGAGGGGTTTGA
- a CDS encoding V-type ATP synthase subunit B yields the protein MLKEYLTIREVAGPLMLVEQVQDVKYGELVEIVISSDEIRRGRVLEASGTNALVQLFEGSAGLDLRAGRVRFLGRGIELGVSPEMLGRVFDGLGRPRDNGPKIIPEQRLDINAAPVNPYARDYPSEFIQTGISAIDGLNTLVRGQKLPIFSGAGLPHAQMAAQIARQAKVLGSGEQFAVVFGAMGITFEEADYFVSDFKRTGAIERAVMFMNLANDPAIERISTPRMALTAAEYLAYEKDMHVLVILTDMTNYCEALREVSAARKEVPGRRGYPGYLYTDLATMYERAGRIKGKKGSITQIPILTMPEDDKTHPIPDLTGYITEGQIMLSRELHRKGIYPPIDILPSLSRLKDKGIGRGKTREDHADTMNQLYAAYARGKEAKELAVILGEAALSEVDKIFSRFADEFERRYIRQGEEENRTIEQTLNLGWELLGMLPVDELKRVRESFIEKYLRNQDPEAAEA from the coding sequence TTGCTTAAGGAGTACCTCACCATAAGGGAAGTCGCTGGTCCTCTCATGCTCGTCGAGCAGGTGCAGGATGTCAAGTACGGAGAGCTTGTGGAGATCGTGATCTCCTCGGACGAAATCCGGCGAGGGCGCGTCCTCGAGGCTTCCGGCACCAACGCACTCGTGCAGCTTTTCGAGGGCTCAGCGGGTCTCGATCTGAGAGCCGGGCGCGTCAGGTTCCTCGGGCGCGGAATAGAGCTCGGCGTGTCCCCCGAGATGCTTGGGCGGGTCTTTGATGGCCTGGGCCGGCCGAGGGACAACGGGCCGAAGATCATCCCCGAGCAGAGACTCGACATCAACGCGGCGCCGGTGAACCCCTACGCCCGGGACTACCCGTCTGAATTCATCCAGACTGGGATCTCTGCCATCGACGGCCTCAACACTCTGGTCCGTGGACAGAAGCTCCCCATCTTCTCCGGAGCTGGCCTGCCCCACGCCCAGATGGCGGCGCAGATCGCGAGGCAAGCCAAGGTTCTCGGCTCGGGCGAGCAGTTCGCTGTGGTGTTCGGGGCGATGGGCATTACCTTCGAGGAGGCGGACTACTTCGTCTCTGACTTCAAACGGACAGGTGCGATCGAGCGTGCGGTCATGTTCATGAACCTTGCCAATGACCCTGCCATCGAGCGGATTTCTACGCCCAGGATGGCCCTGACCGCCGCAGAGTACCTGGCGTACGAGAAGGATATGCACGTCCTGGTAATCTTGACTGACATGACCAATTACTGCGAGGCCCTGCGCGAGGTGTCGGCTGCCCGCAAAGAAGTGCCGGGCCGGCGTGGGTACCCCGGCTACCTCTACACTGACCTCGCCACAATGTATGAGCGGGCAGGGAGGATCAAGGGGAAGAAAGGCTCGATAACTCAGATACCGATCCTGACGATGCCCGAGGACGACAAGACCCATCCGATCCCTGACCTTACGGGATACATCACTGAGGGGCAGATCATGCTCAGCCGCGAGCTTCACCGCAAGGGCATCTACCCGCCTATAGACATCCTGCCGTCCTTGTCGCGCCTGAAGGACAAGGGCATTGGCCGTGGCAAGACCAGGGAGGACCACGCAGACACCATGAACCAGCTCTACGCCGCCTATGCCCGGGGCAAGGAGGCGAAGGAACTCGCGGTGATCCTGGGCGAGGCCGCCCTCTCCGAAGTCGACAAGATCTTCTCCAGGTTCGCGGACGAGTTCGAGCGCCGTTACATCAGGCAGGGAGAAGAAGAGAACAGGACCATCGAGCAGACCTTGAACCTTGGCTGGGAACTCCTCGGGATGCTGCCTGTGGACGAGTTGAAGCGGGTCAGGGAGTCCTTCATCGAGAAGTACCTGCGGAACCAAGATCCTGAGGCCGCGGAGGCGTAG